One genomic region from Actinocatenispora thailandica encodes:
- a CDS encoding TetR/AcrR family transcriptional regulator yields the protein MNERQQARRRPGGRSARVGAQVHRAVTDLIGDRGYGNFTVGDVAARAGVADSSIYRRWGSLEALLTDVALTRLNTQSPMPDTGSLASDLRTYAAQVAREITGPDGPVVLHLAVALSGSGERGARAAEALRDERTRQLQSVLDRARARGEDAPEALDVLDHLLAPMYVRVLFDMVPFTPEYIDGLVDRLL from the coding sequence ATGAACGAGCGACAGCAAGCTCGGCGCCGTCCCGGCGGGCGCAGCGCCCGCGTCGGCGCGCAGGTGCACCGGGCCGTCACGGACCTGATCGGCGACCGCGGGTACGGCAACTTCACCGTCGGCGACGTCGCAGCCCGGGCAGGCGTGGCCGACAGCAGCATCTACCGCCGGTGGGGCAGCCTGGAGGCCCTGCTCACCGACGTGGCGCTGACCCGCCTCAACACGCAGTCACCGATGCCCGACACCGGAAGCCTGGCCAGCGACCTTCGCACGTACGCCGCCCAGGTCGCCCGCGAGATCACCGGCCCCGATGGGCCCGTCGTGCTGCATCTGGCCGTCGCGCTGTCCGGCAGTGGCGAACGCGGCGCGCGGGCGGCCGAAGCACTCCGCGACGAACGCACCCGGCAGCTGCAGTCCGTGCTCGACCGCGCCCGCGCACGCGGCGAGGACGCTCCCGAGGCGCTCGACGTGCTGGACCATCTCCTGGCGCCGATGTACGTCCGCGTCCTGTTCGACATGGTCCCGTTCACCCCGGAGTACATCGACGGGCTGGTCGACCGACTGCTCTGA
- a CDS encoding helix-turn-helix transcriptional regulator — protein MMHGRADELTVIDRLLAGAHEQTSGVLVVRGEPGIGKTTLLAYAADAAASWRVLRGSGVETEIDLPYAGLHMLLRPALDRLGALPEPQRNALQRVFGLTAAPGQEPADRLLVGLAVLSLLSELAEDGPLLCLVDDAHWLDPASTQALVFAARRLGAEGVVMMFAARDTESDVTSSELPQLRLGGLEPSAAAALLDERVHDLAPELRRRVLAEAGGNPLAITELPAAVADLRASDVRTLPATLPLTDRLREAFAGRIRSMPDATRVLLVVAAAHDTGELDVVLRAGARLGAAPGDLEPAERLGLVRADPAAVTFRHPLVRAAVYETAPHRYRVDAHAALAATLDGPDDAERRAWHRAATATDPDEDIAAELERSAEAAAARSGYAAAVSAHERAAQLTPPGERRAGRLALAAEAALNGGDLQAATDLADRAAAHTTDLGLRSRLAGAQGTAAFYRGSLPEARRLLVNAASMVAADDPRRAADLLLDAVHVGWYLGAPPVTDAAERLAALPLPTDDPLSHVVRLLVWCVRDAVDNPSPDSLTELVARARDTGYGGPDGLILVAATALQATGQDAEAHRVATRMLRNHRERGWLGQLPPVLSCVARSQLFHGQHLAARDAAEEGVRIARAAGHDTLATDLSGVLAVLAAFRGDAEACRAYSDDARAAPGPDLLAPGLAWAHWADGLLHLGSGRWDRALSRLDALSRSPARHHLPGRRSIPDRIEAATRLGRTAHLGDALAYLAEWADRVRQPWLDAVVLRCRAMLARDSDADDLYRAAIQRHEPDNRGFERARTHLLYGEWLRRSRRKADARTHLRAALEVFEPLGAAPWAARARGELGAAGGAVAPADPGNTTVLTPQEQAVTRLAAQGLSNRDIAAQLFLSPRTVANHLYKAFPKLGIATRTDLPIP, from the coding sequence ATGATGCACGGACGCGCCGACGAGCTGACGGTCATCGACCGGCTACTTGCCGGGGCGCACGAACAAACCAGCGGTGTCCTGGTCGTCCGCGGCGAACCGGGCATCGGGAAGACCACGCTGCTGGCGTACGCCGCCGACGCCGCGGCGAGCTGGCGGGTACTGCGCGGTAGCGGTGTCGAGACCGAGATCGACCTGCCCTACGCAGGCCTGCACATGCTGCTGCGACCGGCGCTGGATCGCCTCGGCGCCCTGCCGGAGCCGCAGCGAAACGCGTTGCAGCGCGTGTTCGGTCTCACCGCGGCCCCCGGTCAGGAACCGGCGGACCGGTTGCTCGTCGGCCTGGCCGTCCTGTCGCTGCTGTCCGAACTCGCGGAGGACGGACCGCTACTGTGCCTGGTCGACGACGCGCACTGGCTCGACCCCGCGTCGACGCAGGCGCTCGTGTTCGCCGCGCGCCGGCTGGGTGCCGAAGGTGTCGTGATGATGTTCGCCGCCCGGGACACCGAAAGCGACGTCACCAGCTCCGAGCTGCCGCAACTGCGGCTCGGTGGCCTGGAACCGTCCGCCGCCGCCGCGCTGCTCGACGAACGGGTCCATGATCTGGCACCGGAGCTGCGCCGCCGGGTGCTGGCCGAGGCGGGTGGCAATCCGCTCGCCATCACCGAGTTGCCCGCCGCCGTGGCGGACCTCCGCGCCAGCGACGTACGAACACTGCCGGCGACGCTGCCTTTGACCGACCGGCTGCGAGAGGCGTTCGCCGGCCGGATCCGGAGCATGCCCGACGCCACCCGCGTACTGCTGGTCGTTGCGGCCGCACACGACACCGGCGAACTCGACGTCGTGCTACGGGCGGGAGCGCGGCTCGGGGCGGCGCCGGGCGACCTGGAGCCGGCAGAGCGCCTGGGGCTGGTCCGCGCGGATCCTGCCGCCGTGACGTTCCGGCACCCGCTGGTACGCGCAGCGGTCTACGAGACGGCCCCACACCGGTACCGTGTCGACGCCCACGCGGCGCTCGCCGCGACGCTGGACGGCCCCGACGACGCTGAGCGTCGTGCCTGGCATCGCGCCGCCACGGCAACCGACCCCGACGAGGACATCGCGGCGGAGCTGGAACGCAGCGCGGAGGCGGCGGCGGCGCGCAGCGGCTACGCGGCAGCGGTGTCGGCCCACGAGCGGGCGGCGCAGCTCACCCCGCCGGGCGAACGCCGCGCCGGCCGCCTTGCCCTCGCCGCCGAAGCCGCCCTCAACGGTGGCGATCTCCAAGCCGCGACCGACCTTGCGGACCGGGCCGCTGCCCACACCACGGATCTGGGCCTGCGCAGCCGGCTGGCCGGCGCGCAGGGTACCGCGGCGTTCTATCGCGGGTCGCTGCCCGAGGCGCGCCGCCTCCTGGTCAACGCCGCCTCAATGGTCGCCGCCGACGACCCCCGCCGGGCGGCCGACCTGCTCCTCGACGCCGTACACGTCGGCTGGTACCTCGGCGCGCCGCCGGTCACCGACGCTGCCGAACGCCTCGCCGCCCTTCCGCTGCCGACCGACGACCCGCTCTCGCATGTCGTACGACTGCTGGTGTGGTGCGTCCGGGACGCCGTCGACAACCCGAGCCCGGACAGCCTCACGGAACTCGTCGCCCGAGCACGCGACACCGGGTACGGAGGACCCGACGGCCTCATCCTCGTCGCCGCCACCGCTCTCCAAGCGACCGGACAGGACGCCGAGGCACACCGCGTCGCGACACGCATGCTGCGTAACCACCGGGAACGAGGCTGGCTCGGCCAGCTACCGCCCGTCCTGTCCTGCGTGGCACGCTCGCAGCTGTTCCACGGTCAGCACCTGGCGGCCCGCGACGCCGCGGAGGAGGGCGTACGCATCGCCCGTGCCGCCGGACACGACACCCTGGCCACCGACCTCAGCGGCGTGCTCGCCGTACTGGCCGCGTTTCGCGGTGACGCCGAGGCATGCCGCGCCTACTCCGACGACGCGCGCGCCGCCCCCGGGCCGGACCTGCTGGCGCCTGGCCTGGCGTGGGCGCACTGGGCGGACGGTCTGCTGCACCTCGGATCCGGCCGCTGGGACCGCGCCCTTTCCCGCCTCGACGCCCTCAGCCGGTCGCCGGCTCGCCACCACCTGCCCGGCAGGCGCAGCATCCCCGACCGTATCGAGGCAGCGACGCGGCTCGGTCGAACGGCGCACCTCGGCGACGCCCTCGCCTACCTGGCCGAGTGGGCCGACCGCGTCCGGCAACCCTGGCTCGACGCGGTGGTCCTGCGCTGCCGGGCGATGCTCGCGCGCGACAGCGACGCCGACGACCTCTACCGCGCCGCGATCCAGCGGCACGAACCCGACAACCGCGGATTCGAACGAGCCCGCACCCACCTGCTGTACGGCGAATGGCTGCGCCGCTCCCGCCGAAAGGCCGATGCCCGCACCCACCTGCGCGCGGCGCTCGAGGTATTCGAACCCCTCGGCGCCGCACCGTGGGCGGCGCGGGCTCGCGGCGAACTCGGCGCCGCCGGCGGCGCTGTCGCCCCGGCTGATCCGGGTAACACGACCGTCCTGACCCCGCAGGAACAGGCGGTCACCCGACTCGCCGCGCAGGGACTGTCCAACCGCGACATCGCCGCGCAGCTGTTCCTCAGCCCCCGCACCGTCGCCAACCACTTGTACAAGGCGTTTCCCAAACTCGGTATCGCCACCAGAACCGATCTGCCGATTCCATGA